From the bacterium genome, one window contains:
- a CDS encoding RNA polymerase sigma factor yields the protein MNSTAPPSQEDAARQSAFLSLLDEHYPAFERYVRGMTRDQDDAGDLIGETLLRAYQAFDTVRDQSSFRFYLITIAKRLHWLMAKRRTLHLPFERKHEELRFETAESIELSADMEALYAAIAKLPPKLRETLVLYELSGLSLKEIRTMQGGSMSGVKSRLVRARKQLALLLGVPEHEDSSQTGNAQPAKERIEVEQ from the coding sequence ATGAATTCGACCGCACCGCCGTCACAGGAAGACGCAGCAAGGCAGAGCGCATTTCTCTCGCTGCTGGATGAGCACTATCCGGCCTTTGAGCGCTATGTCCGCGGCATGACACGCGATCAGGACGATGCAGGCGATCTGATTGGCGAAACACTTTTGCGTGCCTACCAGGCATTCGACACTGTTCGCGACCAATCGTCCTTCCGCTTCTATCTGATTACGATTGCGAAACGGCTGCACTGGCTCATGGCAAAGCGCAGAACACTGCATCTGCCTTTCGAGAGAAAGCATGAAGAACTCCGGTTTGAGACGGCCGAGTCGATCGAACTCTCGGCGGACATGGAAGCGCTGTATGCTGCCATTGCAAAGTTGCCGCCAAAACTGCGTGAAACGCTTGTGCTCTATGAATTGTCGGGACTCAGTCTCAAGGAGATTCGCACAATGCAAGGTGGATCAATGTCCGGTGTCAAATCCCGTCTCGTCCGCGCCAGGAAGCAGCTCGCGCTGCTCCTCGGAGTACCTGAACACGAGGATTCCAGCCAGACCGGAAATGCGCAGCCGGCAAAGGAAAGAATCGAGGTCGAACAATGA